Proteins encoded by one window of Branchiostoma floridae strain S238N-H82 chromosome 6, Bfl_VNyyK, whole genome shotgun sequence:
- the LOC118418273 gene encoding uncharacterized protein LOC118418273, with product MGEERYLFDVYKCDSLPSAMDVEELHRASKEKGCEVIKEWARSIKKHLYWCALSTAQGFGDVIVAKWTSIVRHVANKHDNHPNATFPTCAHEPVEQERKWIFSGSLAHDKLKAIFSEVTEAEGHQEASCRGADKLP from the exons atggggGAAGAGAg GTACCTGTTTGATGTGTACAAGTGTGATTCCCTGCCATCTGCCATGGATGTGGAG GAACTGCATAGGGCGAGCAAGGAGAAGGGATGTGAGGTGATCAAGGAGTGGGCGCGCAGCATCAAAAAGCACTTATACTGGTGCGCCCTATCGACGGCACAAGGGTTTGGGGATGTGATTGTCGCCAAGTGGACCTCCATCGTCAGACATGTTGCTAACAAACATGACAACCACCCCAACGCGACCTTCCCAACATGTGCTCATGAGCCAGTGGAACAGGAGAGGAAGTGGATTTTCAGCG GAAGCCTAGCCCATGACAAGCTGAAAGCCATTTTTTCTGAAGTCACAGAGGCTGAAGGACATCAGGAGGCTTCCTGCAGAGGCGCAGACAAGCTGCCCTGA
- the LOC118418274 gene encoding uncharacterized protein LOC118418274, translated as MKVTFRGNRFNILFFNAAAVYHHHKHIISFVSSWPDPNGLFKAVKADASQKVYLAGVRALGMVDKTITGPFFRLLGIQKGILNMNIHLHQMQLGLDRWSKDAISLMDGEALFDEAVVKRHKDALYHSLFAASEDEELDTLTQQALEVVCASMLILLERQAEEQLPGGRFWEPSEAEIQKSQHVPTTNVVSERDFAVLDNLLRAKPNATSLACEAYIMWLNNQTSTWLRNLTVEEKERHMAYARTHAASDSKKRINKSRSSAYRPCLRSNGRKKTKSKEQGRGRWP; from the coding sequence ATGAAGGTCACGTTCCGGGGCAATAGGTTCAATATTCTGTTTTTCAATGCTGCTGCGGTGTACCACCATCATAAGCACATCATCAGCTTCGTCTCCTCATGGCCAGACCCCAACGGGCTGTTCAAAGCTGTAAAAGCAGATGCATCACAGAAGGTGTACCTTGCTGGTGTTCGAGCCCTGGGCATGGTGGACAAGACCATCACGGGTCCGTTTTTCCGACTCCTGGGCATCCAGAAAGGTATTCTAAACATGAATATCCATCTCCATCAGATGCAGTTGGGGCTGGATAGATGGTCAAAGGACGCCATCAGCCTGATGGACGGAGAAGCTCTCTTCGACGAAGCAGTAGTAAAGAGGCACAAAGATGCTTTGTACCACTCGCTTTTTGCAGCCAGCGAAGACGAGGAGCTAGACACACTCACCCAGCAGGCACTTGAAGTTGTCTGTGCCTCCATGTTGATTTTACTGGAACGCCAAGCAGAAGAACAGTTGCCTGGTGGCAGATTCTGGGAGCCCTCAGAAGCTGAGATTCAGAAGTCCCAGCACGTGCCCACCACCAATGTTGTGTCTGAGAGAGACTTCGCCGTGCTGGACAACCTGCTCAGGGCAAAACCCAATGCGACGTCGCTGGCCTGCGAAGCCTACATCATGTGGCTCAACAATCAAACAAGCACTTGGCTTCGGAATCTGACAGTGGAGGAGAAAGAAAGGCATATGGCATATGCCAGGACACACGCAGCTAGTGATTCAAAGAAAAGAATAAACAAATCAAGGAGCAGCGCCTACAGGCCTTGCTTAAGAAGCAACGGCAGAAAGAAGACAAAATCAAAAGAGCAAGGGAGAGGAAGGTGGCCTTGA